The DNA region CGTCCCAAGGAACGGTAGAGACCCTGCCGGTTAAATTTTATGTGGAGCTGGCTTCGGCCATTAAAGCGTCGCAGGAGGAGACGGCCAAAAGGCTGGTGGCCGACTATCTGGGGCGGCTTGGGCCGCGGAAGGCCCTTACGCCCGAATACGTTCAAGTGCTGGCGAGCGAGCTGTGGGGCGTATTTACGTATTGCTTGTACGAGGCCGGCGTCGTTCTCGACGATCTCGTGCCCGGCGAGCGGATCACCAAAGAGCTGGTCGGTTTGACAAGCCTGGAGCAGCTCTCCGAGTGGCTGTCCGCCAAAATTTCCTTCATCTGCGCGAGCCGGCAGTGGCGGGGGAACAGCAAGCACAGGCAGGTCGTCGATTTTATGACCCAATACATCCATGAGCATTATGCCGAGGAAGTGACCTTGGCCGAGCTGTCGGAAAAAATATATATTTCCCGAAACCATTTGTCGATTATTTTCAAAAACATGACGGGCGAAACCTTCAACAACTATTTGACCCGGGTCCGCATCGAAAAAGCGCGGGAGCTGCTGATGGAGCGGAAGATGCTCGTTTACGAGGTGGCGGAGCGGGTCGGCTACAAAAACGTGCCTTACTTCAGCACGCTGTTCAAAAAAATGACCGGTTTGAATCCGACCGATTTCATAAAATAACCGTCTTTAGGACAATTTTAAAAAAAGATTTGACCTTCACGTTGCGTCAACGTTTATAGTGAAGTCGTCGGGAGGTGAACACATGGAATACACCGTTCAGAAACTGGGGCGTTTGGCCGGGATAAGCACGCGGACGCTGCGTTATTACGATGAGATTGGCATTCTTAAGCCGGCAAGAATGAACTCGTCGGGATACCGCATTTACGGACAAAAAGAGGTCGACCGGCTGCAGCAGATTTTGTTCTACCGCGAGCTTGGCCTTAGCCTTGAAGACATCAAGACGATTCTTTCCGACCCGTCTTTTGATGAGCTTCGCGCCCTCCGGGACCATCGTGAGCAGCTCCTTGACCAAAGAAAACGCTTGGACGCGCTGATCGCCAATGTGGAAAAAACGATTGACGCGCGTGAAGGGAGAATAATGATGAGCAATCAGGAAAAATTCGCGGGCTTCAAAAAGCAATTGATCGAAGAAAACGAAAGAAAGTACGGCCGGGAAATCCGCCAAAAATACGGGGACGACAAGGTTGAGGAGTCCAACCGCAAGCTGCTGAACATGACCGAGGAGCAGTATGAAGAGGTGACGCGGCTGGAAAGCGAACTGAAGGAAGTCTTGGCCGCCGCGTTCAAAACGGGCGATCCGGCCGGCGAGCTGGCGCAAACAGCGGCCGACTTGCACAAGCGTTGGCTGACGTACTCTTGGAACGAATACAGCAAGGAAGCCCATGCCGGACTTGCGCAAATGTACGTGGACGATGAACGCTTTAAAGCTTATTATGATGAGCAGCAGCCGGGTACGGCCGAATTTTTGCGGGATGCGATCCGCATCTATACCGGGGTGCGGGAATAGTCCAGTGCAGCAAGTGTCGTTAAGAGCTCCGCGGCGGGATGCCGCAGGGTTCTTTTCTAGATGGGCTTTTCTAACGGTTGCTATCGCCGTTAAATCGCTGATTTTACTCGCTTGAAAAAATCTAACGGATGCAACCGG from Paenibacillus macerans includes:
- a CDS encoding MerR family transcriptional regulator, with the translated sequence MEYTVQKLGRLAGISTRTLRYYDEIGILKPARMNSSGYRIYGQKEVDRLQQILFYRELGLSLEDIKTILSDPSFDELRALRDHREQLLDQRKRLDALIANVEKTIDAREGRIMMSNQEKFAGFKKQLIEENERKYGREIRQKYGDDKVEESNRKLLNMTEEQYEEVTRLESELKEVLAAAFKTGDPAGELAQTAADLHKRWLTYSWNEYSKEAHAGLAQMYVDDERFKAYYDEQQPGTAEFLRDAIRIYTGVRE